A genomic window from Silene latifolia isolate original U9 population chromosome 11, ASM4854445v1, whole genome shotgun sequence includes:
- the LOC141614082 gene encoding protein FAR1-RELATED SEQUENCE 5-like: MGVLHDEAESSNKQRGIRITKIKRWGCEAMIKFMFHENMYKIEQFREGHNHPLTLVKNREFEKLVENISILNEYQKQLIIHNLRLNVGASLTYNLCKKQAEGFENVGASLMQFKNFQRNVKCLLNDKDGQMFISHLKTLRETKGLVFAYETDADNSLTRIVWTNADSIRCYALFGDEISFDPTYGTNKYNMKFAPFTGINNHKNSITFGCVLLEHEDDDSFIWGFQQFLKEMGGKEPNYIISDQDPGIINAVEGVFGISYFCETSYLFRESRNIM, encoded by the coding sequence atgggggtattaCATGATGAGGCTGAGAGTTCCAATAAGCAAAGAGGTATCAGAATAACCAAAATTAAAAGGTGGGGTTGTGAAGCGATGATCAAATTCATGTTCCATGAAAACATGTACAAGATTGAACAATTccgtgagggtcacaatcacccaCTAACCTTGGTCAAAAATAGAGAATTTGAGAAACTTGTAGAGAATATAAGTATTCTGAATGAATATCAAAAGCAATTGATTATCCATAATTTGAGATTGAATGTCGgggctagtttaacatacaaCTTATGCAAGAAGCAAGCAGAGGGTTTCGAAAATGTGGGAGCTTCCCTTATGCAATTCAAAAATTTCCAACGGAATGTAAAGTGTCTACTTAACGATAAGGATGGACAGATGTTCATCTCTCATTTAAAAACCCTCAGAGAAACAAAAGGGTTGGTATTTGCATATGAAACAGATGCTGACAATTCCTTGACAAGAATAGTTTGGACAAATGCGGATTCCATCAGATGTTACGCATTGTTTGGTGATGAAATTTCATTCGATCCAACCTATGGAACGaacaaatataacatgaaattCGCGCCTTTCACTGGGATTAACAATCATAAAAATTCAATAACATTTGGATGCGTGCTTTTAGAGCATGAAGACGATGATTCATTTATTTGGGGATTTCAGCAGTTCTTGAAAGAAATGGGTGGCAAAGAACCCAATTATATCATTAGTGACCAAGACCCCGGAATAATAAATGCAGTTGAAGGTGTGTTTGGAATATCTTACTTTTGTGAAACTAGTTATTTATTTCGTGAATCTAGGAACattatgtaa